One genomic segment of Natrononativus amylolyticus includes these proteins:
- a CDS encoding DUF58 domain-containing protein, whose amino-acid sequence MHVTRRVWAVGGLAAFLAALSVALARPAPLAGTALLGAWLLGRQYLFVREVGRTVDALSVAQVPAQTGVRTGADAPVTLSATLEFPAGVALSLEAGLPTATSADDLSVRIDPGESGGEETVDVRWPVAGTHRFEPTTLRVTDGLFAETLPVGTAPTVTVEPRSPRTLHVGAGGERLATAYGEHGGGQLGSGIDPSEVREYVPGDTADRIDWKATARLGSPHVREHEPDTDRRTLLVVDHRASLVAGEPGETKLEYLREVALSIAGTARTLGDPLGLLAVDDEGVTTRLEPSTAPDRYTAVRRRLLDLEATAATTPSTDPNREPSAATVRRSLAALEDDADPFAATLRPFYAGHRTYRERLETNPLYGALRTTLTGRRGTVWTVLCTDDTRPDELRETVDVARSGGGSVLVLLAPSVLYEPGELADLEGAYDRYLAFEERRRELARLPRVTALEVGPGDRLSTVLTAGRDRRLQRAGGRP is encoded by the coding sequence ATGCACGTCACGCGTCGAGTGTGGGCGGTCGGGGGCCTCGCCGCCTTCCTCGCGGCCCTCTCGGTCGCCCTCGCCCGCCCCGCCCCGCTGGCGGGGACGGCCCTGCTCGGCGCGTGGCTCCTCGGCCGGCAGTACCTGTTCGTCCGGGAGGTCGGTCGCACGGTCGACGCGCTGTCGGTCGCGCAGGTCCCCGCCCAGACCGGCGTTCGCACCGGCGCCGACGCGCCGGTGACGCTGTCTGCCACCCTCGAGTTTCCCGCCGGGGTGGCGCTCTCCCTCGAGGCCGGGCTGCCGACGGCGACGAGCGCGGACGACCTGTCCGTGCGGATCGACCCCGGCGAGTCCGGCGGCGAGGAGACGGTCGACGTCCGCTGGCCGGTCGCGGGAACCCACCGGTTCGAGCCGACGACCCTCCGCGTCACGGACGGGCTGTTCGCCGAGACGCTTCCCGTCGGCACGGCGCCGACGGTCACCGTCGAGCCCCGAAGCCCCCGCACGCTGCACGTCGGCGCGGGCGGCGAGCGCCTGGCGACGGCCTACGGCGAACACGGCGGCGGCCAGCTCGGTTCGGGGATCGACCCCTCCGAGGTCCGGGAGTACGTGCCGGGTGATACGGCCGACCGGATCGACTGGAAAGCGACCGCCCGACTGGGGTCGCCCCACGTCCGCGAGCACGAGCCTGACACCGACCGGCGGACGCTGCTGGTCGTCGACCACCGCGCCAGCCTCGTCGCCGGCGAGCCCGGCGAGACGAAACTCGAGTACCTCCGGGAGGTCGCGCTCTCGATCGCCGGCACCGCGCGCACACTCGGCGACCCCCTGGGCCTCCTCGCCGTCGACGACGAGGGAGTGACGACCCGCCTCGAGCCCTCGACCGCCCCCGACCGGTACACCGCGGTCCGGCGGCGGCTGCTGGATCTCGAGGCGACGGCCGCGACGACTCCGTCGACCGATCCGAACCGGGAGCCGTCGGCGGCGACCGTTCGCCGCTCGCTGGCCGCGCTCGAGGACGACGCCGACCCGTTCGCGGCGACGCTGCGACCGTTCTACGCCGGCCACCGGACCTACCGGGAGCGCCTCGAGACGAACCCGCTGTACGGCGCGCTCCGGACGACGCTCACCGGTCGACGGGGGACGGTCTGGACGGTCCTCTGTACGGACGATACGCGCCCCGACGAGCTCCGCGAGACGGTCGACGTCGCCCGCTCGGGCGGCGGCTCGGTGCTCGTGTTACTCGCCCCGTCGGTGCTGTACGAGCCGGGCGAGCTGGCCGACCTCGAGGGCGCCTACGACCGCTACCTCGCCTTCGAGGAGCGCCGGCGCGAGCTGGCGAGACTGCCGCGGGTCACCGCCCTCGAGGTCGGCCCCGGCGACCGCCTCTCGACGGTTCTCACGGCCGGTCGCGACCGGCGACTCCAGCGGGCGGGTGGTCGCCCGTGA
- a CDS encoding AAA family ATPase produces MSRNDPADVELTPSGVYDAIRDETGRVLVGNETVIERLTIALLTRGHVLLEGVPGVAKTTIATLFARASGLSHRRIQMTPDILPADITGTHVYRENIGEFELTRGPVFTNLVVADEINRATPKTQAALLEAMQERHVTIEGKTLALPTPFMVVATQNPVEMEGVFELPEAQRDRFQLKLTVSLPDREVERELLERFDTDPELGPETIEQVVAPNALLAARETVADVHVSEPVKSYVLDLVAASRTHPDVSHGASPRATLAFLNATKARAAIHGREYVIPDDAKALAQPILAHRLVLSTDAELSDVVATDVVADLLESVDPPGAEPDEHAPVGADDPA; encoded by the coding sequence ATGAGCAGGAACGACCCTGCGGACGTCGAGCTCACTCCGAGCGGGGTGTACGACGCGATCCGCGACGAGACCGGCCGGGTGCTGGTCGGCAACGAGACGGTCATCGAGCGGCTCACGATCGCGCTGTTGACCCGCGGGCACGTCCTGCTCGAGGGCGTCCCCGGCGTCGCGAAGACGACGATCGCGACGCTGTTCGCCCGCGCGAGCGGGCTCTCACACCGCCGCATCCAGATGACCCCCGACATCCTCCCGGCGGACATCACCGGCACCCACGTCTACCGCGAGAACATCGGCGAGTTCGAACTCACGCGCGGCCCCGTCTTCACCAACCTGGTCGTCGCCGACGAGATAAACCGCGCGACGCCGAAGACCCAGGCCGCCCTGCTCGAGGCGATGCAGGAGCGCCACGTCACCATCGAGGGGAAGACGCTCGCGCTGCCGACCCCGTTCATGGTCGTCGCGACGCAGAACCCCGTCGAGATGGAGGGCGTCTTCGAACTCCCCGAAGCGCAACGGGACCGCTTCCAGCTCAAACTCACCGTTTCCCTCCCCGACCGCGAGGTCGAACGCGAACTGCTCGAGCGATTCGACACCGACCCGGAACTCGGACCGGAGACGATCGAGCAGGTGGTCGCGCCGAACGCCCTGCTGGCGGCCCGCGAGACGGTGGCCGACGTCCACGTCTCGGAGCCGGTGAAGTCGTACGTGCTGGATCTCGTCGCCGCCAGTCGAACCCACCCGGACGTCTCCCACGGCGCCTCCCCGCGGGCGACGCTCGCCTTCCTCAACGCCACGAAGGCCCGCGCGGCGATCCACGGCCGCGAGTACGTCATCCCCGACGACGCGAAGGCGCTCGCCCAGCCGATCCTGGCCCACCGGCTGGTGCTGAGCACCGACGCCGAACTCAGCGACGTCGTCGCGACCGACGTGGTCGCGGACCTCCTCGAGAGCGTCGATCCGCCCGGCGCCGAACCCGACGAGCACGCGCCCGTCGGCGCCGACGACCCCGCGTAG
- a CDS encoding DUF4350 domain-containing protein, whose amino-acid sequence MTAREWLTDRDGVDWPRAFLLALAVTTVLALGVVAATSTTAFGPYNPSWDGSTDLHDGLEDDPDVSAEIVRETDRYDDLDAENATAFVVAPEEPYEGTDAERVRSFVDRGGTLVVLENFDDGGNRLLAAVGAEARTDGGLLRDDRHNYRGPAMPVATGVENHTRTEGVDQLTLNYATAVEPGNATVLVSTSDFAYLGDADTDLSETEDLSAHPVATTEPVGDGEVVVVGDPSITINVMLEQPDNRAFLENFADDRVLFDLSHAGDVPPLAAAALTLRELPLLQALVGGLGVGLAALAARGVPPTVRRRLPARWRRREHREPGLTDGERRALVADRHPEWDDDRVDRVIAAFNRSGEKRRDDE is encoded by the coding sequence GTGACCGCCCGCGAGTGGCTCACCGACCGCGACGGGGTCGACTGGCCGCGGGCGTTCCTGCTCGCGCTCGCGGTGACGACCGTCCTCGCGCTGGGCGTCGTCGCCGCCACGTCGACGACCGCGTTCGGCCCGTACAACCCCTCCTGGGACGGCTCGACGGACCTCCACGACGGCCTCGAGGACGACCCTGACGTCTCCGCCGAGATCGTCCGGGAGACCGACCGCTACGACGACCTCGACGCCGAGAACGCGACCGCGTTCGTCGTCGCGCCCGAGGAGCCCTACGAGGGCACCGACGCCGAGCGCGTCCGGTCGTTCGTCGACCGCGGCGGCACGCTCGTCGTCCTCGAGAACTTCGACGACGGCGGCAACCGGCTGCTCGCCGCCGTCGGGGCGGAGGCTCGAACCGACGGCGGGCTCCTGCGCGACGACCGCCACAACTACCGCGGCCCGGCGATGCCGGTCGCGACCGGCGTCGAGAACCACACGCGAACCGAGGGCGTCGATCAGCTCACGCTGAACTACGCGACCGCCGTCGAGCCCGGCAACGCGACCGTTCTCGTCTCGACCAGCGACTTCGCCTACCTGGGCGACGCCGACACCGACCTCTCGGAGACCGAGGACCTGTCGGCGCACCCGGTCGCGACGACCGAACCCGTCGGCGACGGCGAGGTCGTGGTCGTCGGCGACCCGAGCATCACGATCAACGTCATGCTCGAGCAGCCCGACAACCGGGCGTTCCTCGAGAACTTCGCCGACGACCGGGTCCTCTTCGACCTCTCACACGCCGGAGACGTGCCGCCGCTGGCGGCGGCCGCGCTGACGCTGCGCGAACTCCCGCTGTTGCAGGCGCTCGTCGGGGGTCTCGGCGTCGGCCTCGCCGCGCTGGCCGCTCGAGGCGTCCCCCCGACGGTCCGGCGTCGACTCCCCGCCCGGTGGCGCCGCCGTGAGCACCGCGAGCCGGGATTGACCGACGGCGAGCGGCGCGCGCTGGTGGCCGACCGCCACCCCGAGTGGGACGACGACCGGGTCGACCGCGTGATAGCAGCGTTTAACCGCTCCGGTGAAAAACGACGTGACGACGAATGA
- a CDS encoding ABC transporter ATP-binding protein: protein MTSPVLEVIDLSVSRGERGVLDGVSLSIPAGSRTLIRGASGAGKSTLFSVLGLLEEPDSGRVVVDGTDAGSLSERKRARLRRDELGFVFQDFQLVPDLSAWENARLPQTHAAGGDEGWLEELFDTLGIAGLADRYPATLSGGEKQRVAIARALANRPGVILADEPTGQLDPDTTDQVVSLLADVQERTNVALVAISHDPALEPAFDRTFTLADGRLERRGGAGERLEASPSAEHD, encoded by the coding sequence GTGACCTCCCCGGTACTCGAGGTGATCGACCTCTCGGTCAGCCGCGGCGAGCGGGGGGTGCTCGACGGCGTCTCGCTGTCGATCCCCGCCGGCTCGCGCACGCTGATCCGGGGTGCGAGCGGCGCCGGCAAGTCGACGCTGTTCTCCGTGCTGGGGCTGCTCGAGGAGCCCGACTCGGGCCGCGTCGTCGTCGACGGCACGGACGCGGGCTCGCTGTCGGAGCGAAAGCGCGCGCGGCTGCGCCGGGACGAACTCGGCTTCGTCTTCCAGGACTTCCAGCTCGTCCCCGACCTCTCGGCGTGGGAGAACGCCCGCCTCCCCCAGACCCACGCCGCCGGCGGCGACGAGGGGTGGCTCGAGGAGCTGTTCGACACCCTCGGAATCGCCGGCCTCGCCGACCGCTACCCGGCGACGCTCAGCGGCGGCGAGAAACAGCGCGTCGCCATCGCGCGGGCGCTCGCGAACCGCCCCGGCGTGATCCTCGCCGACGAGCCGACGGGACAGCTCGATCCGGACACCACGGACCAGGTGGTCTCGCTGCTGGCCGACGTCCAGGAGCGGACGAACGTCGCCCTCGTCGCCATCAGCCACGACCCCGCGCTCGAGCCAGCCTTCGACCGGACGTTCACGCTGGCGGACGGCCGCCTCGAGCGTCGGGGCGGCGCCGGCGAGCGACTCGAGGCCTCCCCGTCGGCCGAGCACGACTGA
- a CDS encoding FtsX-like permease family protein — protein sequence MTYRSLLVTRWSRRDRLAVLVVALAVALLVGATLLAVTAGEQTQTLAADFEANATVTGYDSLEAAHDDTGPNATVLPLAEATAPDGTSHTAVGIPAADAAGAALPAQPDGAVGPVSADEEWRLEGTAESTTQTVSPGVSSGSVPDTWVRTTPEAVEAVGPTGALALEPADGGAVGETGSPLVGALAFFAGGTRSVIGLLWVGVAVAGVVVAVTISSVVRTTVSERARTIRVIRATGAPPRRIRLLFALRGGALAGGGVGLGYALGVVVPNVAVNVAIVAGLPTTLSIRVTREVAPLLAGMLAGLVLVGAVGGYLAARGATTVPPARVGRPRSATGGGSGRLGRVRALLAPSLLEARTVVPTAATLSVFAVIVLLIGSLAAVGAALTTDEATITEPGSPHPIESSVPESYAGAVDNDTAASPEIVLFTGHDGEPYLARGVDYEAFAAVTNATVVDGQPPENRSEAAIGTALADALDFEPGDELVVGGSTDAAFATVEIAGVYETGTLEDHQLLVSLPTARHLSTVDPGDVNLVRTNATAPDGAVGPTSAVLVEAEAPGHAEPGEPIPASVTLWNPADEPAERTVEASIGDETVERTVTVDPGARTTETIELPAVEAGEYEVRVGSFERTTTVATEPPLEFATLAGTAPPGETTLATLVDATGDPVANATIEAGEETVTTDSEGSAWLSLPEESGTVDVTARTDERAVTESVTISADAETALLAETGLEPATPGIHSRPTLEVSLSNPWQRPIETTVEIDGPGTSASEDVTLEAGETTTVTTTFPQRPPGEYGVAVRADGSTLATHEYRVGGDDRLTGALAASGHYDGGGGIATAVEYAVGNLHVLLGALAGLASLTVVGATSAVLTRAVRARRRSLGIYRATGASPRRLLGLVLADAVRIGVAASLLALVVATATLEALALAGRLTVFGITLDPRPAPALAAGIVVVGVLLTALSALVATRSLVRASPASLFAPPEPRGGDAPSNREPAPRADGGAPVGERDLTSGRNNGRT from the coding sequence ATGACCTACCGCAGCCTCCTCGTCACCCGCTGGTCCCGACGCGACCGGCTGGCCGTGCTCGTCGTCGCGCTGGCGGTCGCCCTGCTGGTCGGGGCGACCCTCCTCGCGGTCACTGCGGGCGAGCAGACCCAGACGCTCGCGGCCGACTTCGAGGCGAACGCGACGGTCACGGGGTACGACTCCCTCGAGGCGGCACACGACGACACCGGCCCGAACGCCACCGTCCTTCCGCTGGCGGAGGCGACGGCGCCGGACGGGACGTCCCACACCGCCGTCGGGATTCCGGCGGCCGACGCCGCCGGCGCGGCCCTGCCCGCCCAGCCGGACGGCGCGGTCGGCCCCGTCTCGGCCGACGAGGAGTGGCGCCTCGAGGGGACGGCGGAATCGACGACGCAGACGGTCTCGCCCGGCGTCTCGAGCGGTAGCGTTCCGGACACGTGGGTGCGGACGACCCCCGAGGCGGTCGAGGCGGTCGGACCGACGGGGGCGCTCGCCCTCGAGCCGGCCGACGGCGGCGCAGTCGGCGAGACGGGGAGCCCGCTCGTCGGCGCGCTCGCCTTCTTCGCGGGCGGCACCCGGAGCGTGATCGGACTCCTCTGGGTCGGCGTCGCCGTCGCCGGCGTCGTCGTCGCGGTCACGATCTCGAGCGTCGTCCGGACGACGGTCAGCGAGCGCGCGCGGACGATCCGCGTGATCAGGGCGACGGGCGCGCCCCCGCGTCGCATCCGGCTGCTGTTCGCGCTCCGCGGGGGCGCGCTCGCGGGCGGCGGCGTCGGACTCGGCTACGCGCTCGGCGTCGTCGTCCCGAACGTCGCGGTCAACGTCGCGATCGTGGCGGGGCTGCCGACGACGCTCTCGATCCGGGTGACGCGCGAGGTCGCGCCGTTGCTCGCCGGGATGCTCGCCGGCCTCGTCCTCGTCGGCGCGGTCGGCGGCTACCTCGCGGCTCGAGGCGCGACGACGGTGCCGCCGGCGCGGGTCGGCAGACCGCGGTCGGCGACCGGCGGCGGGTCGGGTCGTCTCGGTCGCGTCAGGGCGCTTCTCGCACCGTCGCTGCTCGAGGCGCGAACCGTCGTCCCGACGGCGGCGACGCTGTCGGTGTTCGCGGTGATCGTGTTGCTGATCGGCTCGCTCGCGGCCGTCGGCGCCGCGCTGACCACCGACGAGGCGACGATCACCGAGCCCGGCTCGCCCCACCCGATCGAGAGTTCGGTTCCCGAGAGCTACGCGGGCGCCGTCGACAACGACACCGCGGCGAGCCCCGAGATCGTGCTGTTCACCGGCCACGACGGCGAGCCCTATCTCGCTCGCGGCGTCGACTACGAAGCCTTCGCGGCGGTGACGAACGCGACGGTCGTCGACGGACAGCCGCCCGAAAACCGATCGGAGGCGGCGATCGGCACGGCCCTCGCGGACGCGCTCGACTTCGAGCCGGGCGACGAGCTCGTCGTCGGCGGGAGCACCGACGCGGCGTTCGCGACCGTCGAGATCGCCGGCGTCTACGAGACGGGAACGCTCGAGGACCACCAGCTGCTCGTCTCGCTGCCGACGGCGCGCCACCTCTCGACGGTCGATCCGGGGGACGTGAACCTGGTTCGAACCAACGCCACGGCGCCGGACGGCGCGGTCGGCCCGACGTCCGCGGTGCTCGTCGAGGCGGAGGCACCGGGCCACGCCGAGCCCGGCGAGCCGATCCCGGCGTCGGTCACGCTCTGGAACCCGGCCGACGAGCCGGCCGAACGAACGGTGGAGGCGTCGATCGGCGACGAAACCGTCGAGCGGACGGTGACCGTCGATCCCGGCGCCCGAACGACGGAGACGATCGAGCTTCCGGCGGTCGAAGCCGGCGAGTACGAGGTTCGAGTCGGGTCGTTCGAGCGCACGACGACGGTCGCGACGGAGCCCCCCCTCGAGTTCGCCACCCTCGCCGGGACGGCGCCGCCGGGCGAGACGACGCTTGCGACCCTGGTCGACGCGACGGGCGACCCGGTCGCGAACGCGACGATCGAGGCCGGTGAGGAGACGGTGACGACCGACTCCGAGGGGAGCGCCTGGCTCTCGCTCCCCGAGGAGTCCGGAACCGTCGACGTCACCGCCCGGACGGACGAGCGCGCGGTCACCGAGTCGGTGACGATCTCGGCGGACGCCGAGACGGCGCTGCTCGCCGAGACGGGCCTCGAGCCGGCGACGCCCGGCATCCACAGCCGACCGACGCTCGAGGTTTCCCTCTCGAACCCCTGGCAGCGCCCGATCGAGACGACCGTCGAGATCGACGGTCCCGGGACGAGCGCGTCCGAGGACGTTACCCTCGAGGCCGGCGAGACGACGACCGTTACGACCACGTTCCCCCAGCGGCCGCCGGGCGAGTACGGCGTGGCGGTTCGCGCCGACGGGAGCACCCTCGCGACCCACGAGTACCGCGTCGGCGGCGACGACCGGCTGACCGGTGCGCTGGCGGCGAGCGGCCACTACGACGGCGGGGGCGGGATCGCCACGGCCGTCGAGTACGCGGTCGGCAACCTGCACGTCCTCCTCGGGGCGCTCGCCGGCCTCGCGTCGCTGACCGTCGTCGGGGCGACCAGCGCCGTCCTCACGCGGGCGGTTCGCGCCCGGCGGCGCTCGCTCGGGATCTACCGGGCGACCGGCGCGTCCCCCCGCCGGCTTCTGGGGCTCGTGCTCGCCGACGCGGTCCGGATCGGCGTCGCCGCCTCGCTACTCGCGCTCGTCGTCGCGACGGCGACGCTCGAGGCGCTCGCGCTCGCGGGGCGGCTCACCGTGTTCGGGATCACCCTCGATCCGCGTCCGGCGCCGGCGCTGGCTGCCGGCATCGTCGTCGTCGGGGTCCTCCTGACGGCGCTCAGCGCGCTCGTCGCCACGCGCTCGCTCGTCCGGGCGTCGCCCGCGTCGCTGTTCGCTCCGCCGGAGCCCCGCGGCGGCGACGCGCCGTCGAATCGGGAGCCCGCTCCGCGAGCCGACGGCGGCGCGCCCGTCGGAGAGCGAGACTTAACATCCGGGAGGAACAACGGCCGGACGTGA
- a CDS encoding DUF5807 family protein: MSDVLAEFRAGERPDDVGLYLADSFVEDDRLERFGEPVDGGVLIVVDGESGRNAFEAATGTDAMTFAGSAMQREGEIDADLTGGGCPDADEEGDHAVQFVFAFAEERNEEVGGIYEEGDVIHAYARCACGTAYSDRWVAGER, translated from the coding sequence ATGAGCGACGTACTGGCGGAATTTCGCGCGGGGGAGCGACCCGACGACGTGGGGCTCTACCTGGCCGACTCGTTCGTCGAGGACGACCGCCTCGAGCGCTTCGGCGAGCCGGTCGACGGCGGCGTGCTGATCGTCGTCGACGGCGAGAGCGGGCGCAACGCCTTCGAGGCGGCGACGGGGACCGACGCGATGACCTTCGCCGGCTCGGCGATGCAACGCGAGGGGGAGATCGACGCGGACCTCACCGGCGGCGGCTGTCCGGACGCCGACGAGGAGGGCGACCACGCGGTGCAGTTCGTCTTCGCGTTCGCGGAGGAACGAAACGAGGAGGTCGGCGGCATCTACGAGGAGGGCGACGTGATCCACGCCTACGCCCGGTGTGCCTGCGGGACGGCGTACTCGGATCGGTGGGTCGCCGGCGAGCGGTAG
- a CDS encoding class I SAM-dependent methyltransferase, with translation MTDKNRVRRAYDVIAAQYADHRSQGGTEVLAQFLESLSAPAHVLDAGCGQGTPVLSRLTESTTATGLDFSREQLRLATDGAPDAALVQGDMATLPFRTGTFDAVVAYWSLIHVPLEDHQGVVDEFARVLRPGGRVLVCEGTDEWCGENPDWLDTGVRMEWNVAGAAATLEQLRTAGFVLEDSWGVPEVLCEDGSDDGDDDQPWTFFAARLEA, from the coding sequence GTGACCGACAAGAATCGCGTCCGCCGGGCGTACGACGTGATCGCAGCGCAGTATGCCGACCACCGATCCCAGGGCGGGACGGAAGTGCTGGCGCAGTTCCTCGAGTCGCTCTCGGCGCCGGCGCACGTCCTCGATGCCGGCTGTGGACAGGGGACGCCCGTGCTCTCCCGACTGACCGAGTCGACGACGGCGACCGGCCTCGACTTCTCGCGCGAGCAGTTGCGGCTGGCGACGGACGGCGCACCCGACGCCGCGCTCGTCCAGGGCGACATGGCGACACTCCCGTTCAGGACCGGTACGTTCGACGCGGTCGTCGCCTACTGGTCGCTGATCCACGTTCCCCTCGAGGACCACCAGGGAGTCGTCGACGAGTTCGCCCGCGTGCTGCGTCCGGGGGGTCGCGTGCTGGTCTGTGAGGGGACGGACGAGTGGTGCGGAGAGAACCCAGACTGGCTCGACACCGGCGTCCGGATGGAGTGGAACGTCGCCGGTGCGGCGGCGACACTGGAGCAACTGCGGACCGCCGGCTTCGTCCTCGAGGACAGCTGGGGCGTCCCCGAAGTACTGTGCGAGGACGGCTCTGACGACGGGGACGACGACCAGCCCTGGACGTTTTTCGCCGCACGACTCGAGGCGTAA
- a CDS encoding carboxypeptidase-like regulatory domain-containing protein yields MSPRTRQFLLIFGVVALVALAGCGESLEGPDNDIEGEGGDFEETEQENETETNESTDDGDADDAGDADDAVVEIDETDDADADDAEDGSPEAEEADDSSDDAGGAADDASDGSGADDASDDDADDSSDGDQDDAADDSSDGDQDDADDEPRAPDQSLLTLTVVDEDGDPIEGVSVHGQGEPHDADIPLEFGGETNADGQYVDEIYQNNYTIELEREGYNATTLQHVHDGEYEVTTTLEWEAEETGELEIEVLETTWGGPAEGVEIYGEREEPGPDGEPVTFTAETDGDGMAAVDVPYGVYDLEFGGDDYESLEGQVDHRETDERTPPALFEVNLVPPEYELTINVVDEDGEPVDGVDIEGVSEPYYADQTDSFEVRGVNGSTTVTTLGEGLVTVTATPTETDHEPATAQISLRQHDELTIRLESTGN; encoded by the coding sequence ATGTCCCCGCGTACACGGCAGTTTCTCCTGATTTTCGGAGTCGTTGCGCTCGTCGCGCTCGCGGGCTGTGGCGAGAGCCTCGAGGGGCCGGACAACGACATCGAAGGGGAGGGTGGCGATTTCGAAGAGACAGAGCAGGAAAACGAGACTGAGACGAACGAGTCGACCGACGACGGAGACGCGGATGACGCAGGCGATGCCGATGACGCAGTCGTCGAAATAGACGAAACCGACGATGCAGACGCTGACGACGCTGAGGACGGCTCGCCGGAAGCCGAGGAGGCCGACGACTCGAGCGACGACGCCGGTGGCGCGGCCGACGACGCAAGCGACGGCAGCGGCGCTGACGACGCGAGCGACGACGACGCCGACGACTCGAGCGACGGTGACCAGGACGACGCCGCCGACGACTCGAGCGATGGCGACCAGGACGACGCCGACGACGAGCCGCGAGCGCCCGATCAGTCGCTGCTGACGCTGACCGTCGTCGACGAGGACGGCGACCCGATCGAGGGCGTGAGCGTCCACGGTCAGGGCGAGCCACACGACGCCGACATCCCGCTCGAGTTCGGCGGCGAGACGAACGCCGACGGCCAGTACGTCGACGAGATCTACCAGAACAACTACACCATCGAACTCGAGCGCGAGGGGTACAACGCGACGACGCTCCAGCACGTCCACGACGGCGAGTACGAGGTGACGACGACCCTCGAGTGGGAGGCCGAGGAAACCGGCGAACTCGAGATCGAGGTGCTCGAAACCACGTGGGGCGGACCCGCCGAGGGCGTCGAAATCTACGGCGAGCGCGAGGAGCCCGGTCCGGACGGCGAGCCGGTGACGTTCACCGCCGAGACCGACGGCGACGGGATGGCCGCCGTCGACGTCCCGTACGGGGTCTACGACCTCGAGTTCGGCGGCGACGACTACGAGTCGCTCGAGGGGCAGGTCGACCACCGGGAGACCGACGAGCGAACGCCGCCGGCGCTGTTCGAGGTCAACCTCGTGCCGCCGGAGTACGAGCTGACGATCAACGTCGTCGACGAGGACGGCGAGCCGGTCGACGGCGTCGACATCGAGGGCGTCAGCGAGCCCTACTACGCCGACCAGACCGACAGTTTCGAGGTGCGCGGGGTCAACGGCTCGACGACGGTCACGACCCTGGGCGAGGGGCTGGTGACGGTCACCGCGACGCCGACCGAAACCGACCACGAGCCCGCGACGGCCCAGATCAGTCTCCGCCAGCACGACGAACTCACGATTCGCCTCGAGTCGACGGGTAACTAA
- a CDS encoding DHH family phosphoesterase, which yields MTDDLLATSDLPIARKSLLPGTGFFLPDDLEDDLEDQQAEAALTGADAAVVADADADGLACVALLREAYDDVRNVPDPTDDEPAEPVADDEEPSLEEPEPTPHRVALLPASPHDLEDSLQHVADYAEEGVDLYVCDLCPDRFEYVAAELEAALAVAGSASWYDHHQWDDEVASAIREAGVDLVVGDSEEECTADVVYRSLEYDFAPMYEELAAVTRDHDLWLREDPRSDDLADYAYWTDPAEYVEVVREHGADLPAWVETFLEERRIEKNALIERAVSRAEFRDVGEYTVGITYGRCSQNEVAEAMREQGADASVIVKPAGSASIRGTDAFDRCHEVADLVNGGGHPKAAGCKPDVYDDMLDYAYHWTSRGTVTKRVILEAFEAVVAREAPTADDAAGS from the coding sequence ATGACCGACGATCTGCTCGCGACCAGCGATCTCCCGATCGCCCGCAAGTCGCTCCTGCCGGGCACCGGCTTCTTCCTCCCCGACGACCTCGAGGACGACCTCGAGGACCAGCAGGCGGAGGCCGCTCTCACGGGCGCCGACGCCGCCGTCGTCGCCGACGCTGACGCCGACGGGCTGGCCTGCGTGGCGCTGCTCCGGGAGGCCTACGACGACGTCAGGAACGTGCCGGACCCCACGGACGACGAGCCCGCGGAGCCCGTAGCCGACGACGAGGAGCCGTCGCTCGAGGAGCCCGAGCCGACCCCCCACCGGGTCGCGCTGCTCCCGGCGAGTCCGCACGACCTCGAGGACTCCCTCCAGCACGTCGCCGACTACGCCGAAGAGGGAGTCGACCTCTACGTCTGTGACCTCTGTCCCGACCGCTTCGAGTACGTCGCCGCGGAACTCGAGGCCGCCCTCGCCGTGGCCGGGTCGGCGTCGTGGTACGACCACCACCAGTGGGACGACGAGGTCGCGAGCGCGATCCGAGAGGCGGGGGTCGACCTCGTCGTCGGCGACAGCGAGGAGGAGTGTACCGCCGACGTCGTCTACCGCTCGCTCGAGTACGACTTCGCGCCGATGTATGAGGAACTCGCCGCCGTCACCCGGGACCACGACCTCTGGCTGCGCGAGGACCCCCGCAGCGACGACCTCGCCGATTACGCTTACTGGACCGATCCCGCCGAGTACGTCGAGGTCGTCCGGGAACACGGCGCCGACCTGCCCGCGTGGGTCGAGACGTTCCTCGAGGAGCGCCGGATCGAGAAGAACGCGCTGATCGAGCGGGCGGTCTCGCGGGCGGAGTTTCGTGACGTCGGCGAGTACACCGTCGGGATCACCTACGGCCGCTGCTCGCAGAACGAGGTCGCCGAGGCGATGCGCGAACAGGGCGCCGACGCCTCCGTGATCGTCAAACCCGCCGGCAGCGCCTCCATCCGGGGAACCGACGCCTTCGACCGGTGTCACGAGGTCGCCGACCTGGTCAACGGCGGCGGCCACCCCAAGGCCGCGGGCTGCAAACCCGACGTCTACGACGACATGCTCGACTACGCCTACCACTGGACCTCCCGCGGCACGGTGACCAAGCGGGTGATCCTCGAGGCGTTCGAGGCCGTCGTCGCGCGAGAGGCGCCGACCGCGGACGACGCCGCCGGCTCGTAA